In Nostoc edaphicum CCNP1411, the sequence AGGTTTCAATCAGTAAGCTTAAATCAACATCGCCGACTTGTAGAAATCCTCTTTTGTCGTCCGGGACAGTGGAAGCACCAGAATGCACCAGGAGAATTACATTCGTTATTGTTACTATTTAAACTTTTGCTAAAACCACGAATTTTATTTGATCGGAAAGTAGATGTAAGCGCAATGAAAGTTTCCCAAATCTGATTTTTTTAGCCTGTAAAGAGGTTATATGCTTCTAATTCTGATGCAATGAGTGAAGATTTTCCACCTTCCAAAGCAAGTAATGATTATCACCATATACAATATTTGATTTATACTTATAATTTGCTTCTATTTGCTTGCGCCATATATCTGAAGGATTGAGTAAAAAAATATCAGTTAATTCATCAGGAATATTAGGGATAGTTTGGTCTTTTACTAATTGAAACTGCACCTTTGATTGCAAAAGATAGCTGAGAGAAAAGACATTCCCATAATTAATACCAGAATCATCACTAATTAAAAGTGGACGATCAACCTGATTGATAATTGTCGCAACTTGTGGATTACCATAGCTAATAACCTTACTCCACCAAGTTTGTGCCTGGGAACTCACTCCATAAGAAACTAGCCCACAAATAATCACTAGTCCCATAATTGTTTGCCAGATTCTCCGGTGTACAATACTCTCACTATGTAGCTGCGTAGCCAGTAGGTAAGCAACAGTTAGTTGAATGCCCAAATAAGAAGGCAATAAATAACGTTCGGAAAGTGAGCGTATACCCCCAAAAATTACATCTGGTAGCACTAAAGGTAATGCCGGAATCATAATTAAAGTTACGACAAATAACCAGACTTTATAGTTAGTTGTTCGACAAAGAAAATAAATAGAATATCCAATAAAAATTACAAAAACTGGCGTAATTACATAGCTAAACCAATTCTCAAACCCAAAGTTTAAATCAAGAAAAATCCGGCTCAACTGTAAAAACCAAGATTTAATTAAAATTTCTAGGGGAACTTGCATTTTTGTCCAGGTTGTTGAACTGTCAAATTGCAAAAAGTTATCTATCACAATTAGAATCCAAGGTATGAAGGCAAAAAATCCTGTTAAAGATGCTAATAAATAAGCTTTCACTATCCGATTCAACCTAAATCTGGCAGTCGCAATCACATAAATTCCATGAGCAATTGCTACAAATCCAGTCAACAAAAATGTATAAAGACTGAGCGCTAAAGTCACTGCATAGATTCCCCAAGTTAATATGCGTTGTGCTTTGTTTTTTGATTCTAGGCGTAATGCTCGTAACAACGAGGCACTGCATAGTAATATAGTCACTATCCAGAGAATATATTCTCGTGCTTCTTGGGCGTATACTAGGTGAATAGGAGAGATTGCCATAAGTGCGATCGCAACCTCCGATACCCATACCGATGCTTTAAATAATTCTCGACATAGCCAGTAAATACTCGGAAAGATTAACAAGCTAATCAAAGCAGATAAACTTCTGATTACCGTCACCGAATTACCAAATATTTGCACCCAAAACCGAGCGATTATATAATACAGTGGTGGATGCTGTGGATCTTCTGTTTCCAAAGACTTAATTGTGTCACTTAAGCCTTTCTCCATATTTGGACTTTGGAATTTGGCAAAACTTTCCTTACTAATTATCTGGCCATTAAATATTTGCTGCCTTGCTTCATTTGCCGTATAACCAGAAATCCGCAATGAAGTGAAAGTCTCATCGTGCCAATAAACTTTGCTATCAATGTTAAAAAAGCGAAAAAATACACCAATCATTAATAGAATAACGATGAGAAAATGCAACTTATTTGGAGCAGGTTTGAGATACCGCATAACAAAATTTCACAATAATTTGTATATATAGGAATAGTATTTTATTTTTGAAATATATGTAGGTGTGTTAGCACAGAAAATACGGCACTATTACAAGACAACTGAGATTTTTTCATAAATAAAATATGATTACTATAGTACTGAATTCTGACTACTGGATTCTGAATTATTATTCATAAACTCGCAGTTAATTTATTATTAGGTGAGATATTACGTCGGCGCAAATTACGATTACTAACCAATTTCCAGACCGCATAATACTTATCTCCATAAATAATATCTGTTTTTAATTTATACTTTTTTTCTATTGTTTCGCGCCGACTCTCTGAAGGATTGAATAAAAATATATCCGTGAAACCATCAGGAATTTTGAGAGTTTTTTGGTTGTTCACCAATAGAAATCGCACTTTTGGTTCCAAAAGATAGCTCAGAGAAAAGACATTCCCATAATTATTACCCAAAGCATCACTAATCAAAAGTGGACGATTACCCTGATTGATAATTTGGGCAACTTGTGTATTGCCATAATTCATACTCTTATTCCACCAAGTTTCTGCTTGAGAACTAGCCTTATAAGAAATCAGACCACAAATAATCACTAATGCCATGATTATGTGCCAAATGCTCCGGCGTGCCACGCTCCCATTATATAGTTGCGTAGCTAGTAGATAAGCAACAGCTACTTGGATTCCTAAATAAGATGGTATTAAATATGGTTCAATAGATGATCGTATACCCCCAGTAATTAAATCTGGCAGTATTAGAGGTAGTGCTGGTACTATAATCAATGTGATGATAAAAGACCAGACTTTATAGTTAGTTGTTCGGCAAAGAAAATAAATTGAATATCCTACTAAAGTTAGAAAAGTTAGTGTAATTAAATAGCTTAGAGCATTTTCTGAACTCAGATTTATATCAAAAAAAATTCGGCTTAACTGCATCAGCAAAAATGGAAATACAGATATGAAAGATGACTGTGCGGTTGTTTTATCTGCTGAAATCAAAAACTGAAAAAAGTCACCGATTACAACTGTTATCCAAGGCATGAAGGCTAAAAAAGCTACCAGTGATGCTAGTAGATAAGTTCTGACAGTTCCAGTAAACTGAAATTTAGCAGTGATGAACACATAAATTCCGTGAGCAACTGCTATAAATGCACTCCAAAGAAATGTATAAAGACTGATGGCTAAAGTTACTGCATAAATGCTCCAGATAGCGAATAAATCTGGTCGTTGTCGTTTTTTTGCTAGCTCATCTTCTAGCCGTATAGCTCGCAGTAAAGACGCACTTGATACTAAGATTGTGACTAACCAAAGAATATATTCTTGTGTTTCTTGAGCGTATACTAAGTGAATTGGAGAGATGGCCATGAGTGCGATCGCTACACCAGGAACCGATAACGGCACATTAAATAATTCTCGGCATAGCCAATAAACACAAGGGAAAACCAGTAAACTGATACAGGCAGATAAACTTCTAATCGCCGTCACCGAATTACCAAATATTTCCATCCACAATCTGGCTATTATGTAATAAAGCGGTGGATGGTAAGGATCTTGTTTTGCCAAAGTCATAATTGTGTCATTTAAGCTTTTTTCTGGATTTACACCTTGAAACTGGGCAAAACTTTCTCCGCCAATGACGCGATTATTAAAAAGTCGCTGTTTTGCTTCATCAATTGTGTAACCAGAAATCCGCAATGAGGTATAAGTTTCATCATGAGAGTAAACTTTACCATCAAGGTTAAAAAAGCGAAACAATATACCCATCGCCAATAAGAAAATAATTAAAAATCGCAACCAACTCGGAGCAAATTTGAGATGGCGCATAAGTGGGTTTCCTAAAATTTTTCTCAAATCATCTAATTAAGTGGACTGGATGATGTGTCTCAGCTACGCCCGTAGTAGACATCGCCAAGACTTCAAGCGGAGCCTATTTGTTAAACATCGCCAACCGTACTTTATTTAATTGGGAAGATTGGCAATTAACACCTCTCCTTTATTAACTACAAAAACAAATGAGCAAGGTTGTATCAAATCCCGCAAAACTGGACTTGTTTTTGAAACCGAGATATCAATGGAGTGTAAAATACACCAAGTGTAGCCGCATCTGTGGTCAGGCTAATCCACAGCTATAGTGCATTTAGCGATACGCCCTTAACCCTGTTTTGTCACTCTGGCAGTAGTATAATAAGGTACAAACGCTAGAACCAAGACACAGAGTATGGTACAGCCTCGTCCAGCCGCACCAACAGTAAAATTCGTGGACGAATATTGCCAATGGTATAAAAGCCTGTTTCCAGATGTTAGGAGCTTCGAGGCTTTTAAATACCTTCATGTAGGGTGTATTTCTGAACTAAAACGGAAAACCCTACCAGAAATAGCAAAAATTGTAGGATTGGACAATCAGCAGGGTTTGCACCATTTTTTAACTACATCACCTTGGGATATAGAGAAGTTAAGAGCCTTGCGATTAGAGCTAATTTTACAAGTTCTAAAAGGTAGACCAATCATTCTAATTATTGATGAGACAGGAGATAAAAAGAAAGGGAATAAGACAGATTATGTGAAACGACAGTACATAGGTAATTTGGGTAAAGTAGAAAATGGAATTGTAGCAGTCACGGCGTATGGTGTATTCTGTGGGATGACTTTTCCATTACTGTTTGAAGTATACAAGCCACGCGAAAGATTAAAGCCAGGGGATAAATATCTTACGAAGCCTCAAATAGCAGCAATAATGATGAAAAAAGCTAGAGTTGATGGGTTTTAAATTCAACCTAGTACTAGCAGATAGCTTATATGGTGAGAGTAGTGCTAATTTCATATCTATATTAGACGATCTGGGGTTAAATTATCTAGTGGCGATTCGCTCAAACCATTCTGTAGAGCTACTTCCTAGACAACATACTCAATATTTAAAGTGGCATAAGTTTAAAAGAGTATTCTCTAACTTGAGTAGTGAGAATCGGTTTATTAGGGAAATAATTCATGGTAAACGACAAGAAAAAAAGGTATTGGCAGATTACTACTGACATTGAGAAATTACCCGGTAACACTACTTGGTATGTGATGAGTAAATACGCAGACCTTACACCAAGAGATGTTGGTAACTTTTATGGGTTAAGAACTTGGGTTGAATATGGCTTGAAGCAAAGTAAGAATGAATTAGGTTGGGCAGATTATCGGCTGACTCATTATGCGGATATTGAACGCTGGTGGGAGATTGTTTGTAGTAGCTACTTAATGGTGAGTCTACACTCTGAACAAATGCAGTCTTCTCCACCAAAGTCTCCATCAAAATTGGCTGCTCATCCTTGGTGGGATGATGGGAAGGGTTGGAAGAACATTCTTAACAATCTCCGTTTAATAATTCAACCTTTTACTTTATTTAACCTAATATATCCCTGGTTGACAGTTTTTCCTATTCCCCAATTGTCTTTGGGTTTTTCGAAACTTCAATCTATTATTTATAACCTCACCAGTTCAATATTTATTTTCCTGTCTCACCCTGATTTCTACTTTTCCTCTGCCTAGAGTGACAAAACAGGGTTAATATTGTTAACTGATTAGAATTCGAGATCGCAGTTTAAAGTAGCTGTATCAGCAGATTAAGAATACTCTCTGAGCAAAATCAACTCTTGCTTTTAACCTATGCGAGGCTAGATCGCACAGATGCCACAGCAGAATTTCTTGAGTTCGATTCCAAAAGGGTTATTGAGGATGCCACTCCGTGTAGCTCTTGTAGTCCCTTTCGTCCTGCAAATCTCTGCTGCTGTAGGCTTAACAGCATTCTTATCTTTAAAAAATGGTCAGAAAGCTGTTAATGATGTTGCTACTCAGTTGCAAAATGAACTTACGACTCGAATTCATCAACATATCACCGATTACATAGAGATCCCCCAACTCGTCACTCAGATTAACGCCAATTCTGTCCATATTGGTGAGTTAAGTTTAAAAGATACAAAAAGTTTAGAACGCCATTTATGGCATCAAATGCAGTTATTCAAGCCCTTAAGCCCGATCGCTTTTGCAACTACACAAGGAGAAATTCATTCGGTTGATCGCTTTAACGATGGTTCACTAGTCATCCGAAAAAAAGATCAATCGACAAGTAATAATTACTACACTTATACCACTGATAATCAAGGTAATACTGTCAAGTTACTTCAAGTTAACCAAACCTTTGATCCTCGCACTCGCCCCTGGTATACAAATGCCGTGAAAGCAGGTAAAACTACTTGCACAGAAATTTATTCATATTTCTCTTCATCAGGTCTAGCATTCAGTGCAACCCAACCTCTTTATGACCAGAAAGGTACTTTGCTTGGAGTGACAAATGCAACGTTATCTCTTTCGCAACTGAGTGAGTTTTTGCACAGTTTAAAGATTGGTCGCTCAGGAAAGACATTTATTGTCGAGCATTCTGGAGAGTTAGTAGCAACTTCAACGGCGGAGCAACCTTTTAGCCTAAGTTATAAGGGAGGAAAAAAGACATCCAAACGGCTCAAAGCGATCGCCAGTAGCGATCGGATCACTCAGCTGACAACACAGTATTTGCAGTCACAATTTGGTAACTTTAGAAACATTTCTTCTAGCCAACAGCTAGAATTTGAAATTGATCATAAGCGGCAATTTGTACAGTTAATGCCCTTTACAGCCGACTGTGGACTAAATTGGGTGATTATCGTGGTGGTTCCAGAAGCCGACTTTATGGAGCATATTCAAGCCAACACCCGAACCACTATTTTGCTGTGTTTCGGAGCTTTGATAATAGCTACAGTCATAGGAGTGATTACTTCTCATTGGATTACTGAACCAATTCTCTGTTTGAGCGTTGCCTCTAAGGAAATCGCCAATG encodes:
- a CDS encoding glycosyltransferase family 39 protein encodes the protein MRYLKPAPNKLHFLIVILLMIGVFFRFFNIDSKVYWHDETFTSLRISGYTANEARQQIFNGQIISKESFAKFQSPNMEKGLSDTIKSLETEDPQHPPLYYIIARFWVQIFGNSVTVIRSLSALISLLIFPSIYWLCRELFKASVWVSEVAIALMAISPIHLVYAQEAREYILWIVTILLCSASLLRALRLESKNKAQRILTWGIYAVTLALSLYTFLLTGFVAIAHGIYVIATARFRLNRIVKAYLLASLTGFFAFIPWILIVIDNFLQFDSSTTWTKMQVPLEILIKSWFLQLSRIFLDLNFGFENWFSYVITPVFVIFIGYSIYFLCRTTNYKVWLFVVTLIMIPALPLVLPDVIFGGIRSLSERYLLPSYLGIQLTVAYLLATQLHSESIVHRRIWQTIMGLVIICGLVSYGVSSQAQTWWSKVISYGNPQVATIINQVDRPLLISDDSGINYGNVFSLSYLLQSKVQFQLVKDQTIPNIPDELTDIFLLNPSDIWRKQIEANYKYKSNIVYGDNHYLLWKVENLHSLHQN
- a CDS encoding glycosyltransferase family 39 protein; translation: MRHLKFAPSWLRFLIIFLLAMGILFRFFNLDGKVYSHDETYTSLRISGYTIDEAKQRLFNNRVIGGESFAQFQGVNPEKSLNDTIMTLAKQDPYHPPLYYIIARLWMEIFGNSVTAIRSLSACISLLVFPCVYWLCRELFNVPLSVPGVAIALMAISPIHLVYAQETQEYILWLVTILVSSASLLRAIRLEDELAKKRQRPDLFAIWSIYAVTLAISLYTFLWSAFIAVAHGIYVFITAKFQFTGTVRTYLLASLVAFLAFMPWITVVIGDFFQFLISADKTTAQSSFISVFPFLLMQLSRIFFDINLSSENALSYLITLTFLTLVGYSIYFLCRTTNYKVWSFIITLIIVPALPLILPDLITGGIRSSIEPYLIPSYLGIQVAVAYLLATQLYNGSVARRSIWHIIMALVIICGLISYKASSQAETWWNKSMNYGNTQVAQIINQGNRPLLISDALGNNYGNVFSLSYLLEPKVRFLLVNNQKTLKIPDGFTDIFLFNPSESRRETIEKKYKLKTDIIYGDKYYAVWKLVSNRNLRRRNISPNNKLTASL